The genomic segment TCGCGTCACCACCTGCGTGCGGACGCCCGGCTCGGTGCGGAGGCGCTGACAGCGGCCTTGCCGGCACGCACGAAGATGTGGCGCACCGAGGCGATGGCCTCGCGCATCCGCGATTCGAAACCCGACAGCCACGTATTCGAGATCGAGCCGGGCTTGCTGGACCCGCGCGATGCGGTCGAGGCGCTCGAGAACCGTCTGCCCGCCGACTGGGAGCTCGTGAATTCCTCCGGCCACTGCTCGTGGTTCTTCGCGCAAATGCCTTCCCGTCCGAACGAGCGGTTTCTCACCATCCGCGAGTTCGGTGCGATCGGCAACGGCATCTCCTTTTCCATGGGCGTGGCGGCCGCGCGTCCGGATCGAACCGTGGTGCTGTTCGATGGCGACGGCAGCCTGATGATGCACATTCAGGAGCTCGAAACCATCAAGCGCCACGGGATGAACATCCTGATCATCCTGATGAACGACGGCGCGTACGGCT from the Betaproteobacteria bacterium genome contains:
- a CDS encoding thiamine pyrophosphate-binding protein gives rise to the protein SRHHLRADARLGAEALTAALPARTKMWRTEAMASRIRDSKPDSHVFEIEPGLLDPRDAVEALENRLPADWELVNSSGHCSWFFAQMPSRPNERFLTIREFGAIGNGISFSMGVAAARPDRTVVLFDGDGSLMMHIQELETIKRHGMNILIILMNDGAYGSEVHKLRSEGLPEDGSVFGRPDFAAIARGFGLDGQTFKSLDDLPRRLEEFTKRGGAAVWDFHVSDKVVSPTIRRAHPPGKHAKA